Part of the Metarhizium brunneum chromosome 6, complete sequence genome is shown below.
GTCATGTGTAGCCCCGGCGATTGTGGATCTCTGTGTTCGACGGACATGGATGTAATCCCTACCCAGTGCCGGTTGCACCATAATGCTTGAGTAGATGCATCTAATTTCTTCTGACAACGTAGAAAATATTCAACGTCATCGTACGGTGTTTCAGCTTCGCGAGCATGATGCCCCCAGTTACACGCGGCGTAACTGTAAAATGGATGGAGCCGCAACCTCTCCTCCAAATCTTCTTTGCACTGACAACGTCCGCTCTCAAAAGCGCTAAATGAGAGATAAGTGACGCACTTGAGAGCCATTTGGGCCTGTGGATTTCGAAACCATTTATCCTGTGTGTTCTCTAAATATTCCTGCAATGTGTAGTGGACCAACCGGATGGCCATGCTTTCCTCATCAATGGTGACTAGTCCGGCACAAACTGATACCAAGTCCTGGATATCAGCGAGATTATTTTCATCAAATTCAGGCTGGTTTAATTCCACTGCAAGTGCGTGCCGGAGTTCTAACGTGGTCAGCGCTCGCCTCGCGCACGTAATCCAGCCCAGAACCTGAAGGGCGAGTTCCCGACGGCCAGGGCTTTGGGCATTGACTCTCTGCATGGCGTCATCGAACGCATTGGCAAGCACCTGACTCCTATCATATGAGTCTGATCCCCGGCTTCGTCTTTGGAACTTGTCTAGGGcgttgacaatggccttTGGTGTCAGCTTATCCTCGAGGAAGTCAAGATATATTTTGGCCAAGAGAAACCTGCGAATAATTAGTACCTGCTTTGACTACTCGAACCAGAGGCACAAATAAGTACATTCcatcggcagcctcggcaaTTCCAGTCTTGATTTCTAGTTGCAGCTGTGGGCTCTTTTGAACGATCCTTGGAAGCTGATGCATGTGACCGTCGACATATTTCTTTATGTCTTCAATGTCTGCACGGATCTCGATTTGTTTGCTCCCGATAAAGTGTAAAGAGTTCTTTTTATTGAACTTTTCAGTAACATCCGGAAGAAATCTCGAAGTAGCAAAGACGCTCGTTCCACAGTTGGCCTGCAGGTCAATCATCTCTGCCAAGAAATCTTTTCGACAACCACAAGATATTCGACACTCATCGAGCCCATCGATGACAATAAAGACTCTCGGATACTGTGTAATTAGAGCTTGTAAGGCTATCCGAGTCTCGTCCAAGCACGGTCGTGTCTGTCTCTCTTTGTGCTTGTCGTAGAGTTTCCCCACGACACTTGGTAGAGAGCCTTGGGTTTGGGCAAGCTGCTTTAGAAGATTCAGAAGTACGTCATCAACTGTCTGTTCAACATTGTATCGAAAGTAGATGTAAGTGATGGCGATGTTTTGCTGGTCTCGAAATCTTTCTTGAAGATAATCCACCACGACTGAAGTAAGGATAGTCTTCCCAGCTCCAGGGATTCCCGGACAGAACAATGTCTGCTTATTTACCTTAATCCAATCCCGAAACGGCGTGGAATCTAAAAGCCATTGGCCAGTTTGGGCCTGTCGTTTCCTCAATAAGTCACTCTGAAGAGGAGCGTAGTTGACTTGAGTAAGCCAATCAAGTATGTGCTGATGTTCTCGCTCATGTTGTTTATCGACGAGTTTGCGGACATCATCTTGAACGTCTAACATAGTAATCAATAGCTTGCCTTGGTATGATAACACTGCTCGCTACTACTAACCCAACAGGACCTCGGAAATATTTCTCTCGTCCTCAACGTGTTCAGGACGGATACGTTCGAGAAGATTCTTCGCGTACGCAGCTGCTGTCATGGCTGCGTATCCCTGCCACTCGTCGTTCTTGTGCGTATCTGCGTAGTCACAGATTCCACGAATAGCTAGGCAGGGAAAGCTATTCATAAGCCCTGCGGCCTCCATCTCAAAGCACAAAACGTCATTTTCCGTGGCAAGCTTATCCCGGATGTGGGCATCCTTTAGTAAGTTATCGGCAGAAGCAATTAAGCCGTAGTGAATAGTAATCTCCTTTGTTTTTGGCCGCTCGGGTCGTGGTACAAGGCATGACGGATCTTGACTGCAGACTTTCGCACAAGGCGCGTCGTCATCACTCGCGTGGATGATGTCGCTCTTGTAGAGCATATCTGACCCTGGATCCGGTCGGCTGTATTCTTCCTGTAGATCTGGGTACTTCTCGAGGACGTCGTCGATGTTCTTTTTGAGCGGATGGCCGCCTATAGTATACTGGCTCCTGAGTGCGCTCACTGCCGCCAATAGCGAACTTGGCGGCATGTTTAGATGTTTCGTTTCCTGGAACTTCTTGCCTTGTATCGATTTCCCAAAGTTATAGTGAAACACTCCACCGAACCCATTTCCTGGAACGCTGACCACGACATCCCCTAAACGAATGTCACGCTTATGGCGtggcgcgccgccgccaatgccCACCATTAAACCAATTTTAATTTTGGGGAAGGTCCTCATCATGTTAGCTGCGACTTGTGCTGCACTCGCTACGCCGTATACGCCTGCTGGTaagacggcgacgacgacgttaTGCTCCTTGATCTTGCCTAATGTGTAGTCGTTGCTGTCTGCCGGCGATTTATCATAGGGTCCGTCATACTCGTTATCGAGAAATACCCGGGCGGCAACATTCTCATGGTGAATAGCACTAATCCACCCCACATGATACTTGTCATTTACGTTCCCAAGTTGATAAGGAGGGTCAACTTTCTCTCGTGCTGCGTGCTGCGACTCCGTTTTCTTAGGACTCTCATCTTGTGCCTCATCAAGTTTTCTGCCTTTCGCATCCCTGAGAAGagcttcgtcatcgtcatcaatcTTTCGAGTTCTATTTTGACCCTTTGTTTGTTCCATAGCTTATCGTCGCCTCGGGTCGAGGTAATGAGACGGGAATAAAATGTACCAAATCAGGCAAGCAGGCACCAGGCCGTTATGGTCACGCCCAAAGTATTCTAGGGCCTTTTAGTGACCTTTAAGAGGTCTGAAGAGGCAGCGTGGGAGGTAGAGATGTCAAATCTTGGACAATCTCAATTGTGGCAGCGATGATATCTTGCCGCTACCATGAGGGCAAAGGCAACGCGTAGGATAGTTGGATCAGGCTTGTATCCAAATTGGATCGGTGCGGTCGAAGAGACGTGAGTTGCTCATGTAGTGTCAAACGCTTATTGCATTTCAAAAGCTTCAAGATGGATGATACGAGGCAAAACAAGCAGAGACTTTGGAAACAGAAGTTGGGTGCCGTTTGGTCTTTTGGGCTGAAGTTGGGCATATCTGCAGTGGCACAACGGCGTCGCGATTGGGGGCTCAAGCTGATATAAGCATGGGGAGATTCGATACCTGGACTTGACGTGTTTGGTTCTGAGTTGATGGACACCATTGTTACACAATATAACAAGGCTGGGAAGTGGCTTGAGACGCGCATGAAGACGCAACCCGACGAGGCCAATATTGGCCGCGGCTCACAGCTTGTAGCGGACGTAGATTCTGATAATCTGACGAGAGATAGCTTTGCGGAAATCAAAGTTGTACGAGTTGATGGGGCGATTTATCATCCAGCAGAAGTAGATGACTGGTCCAACATAACCATGATTGCTATTTGTCACGAGAGCAGTTTCATGTCGAAGTTTACAGCATTTTAAAGGGAAGTTGCCTAGCATACAATAACCTTCACCCGGTGACGGATTTGTCCCATAATCGCTCGTGCTTCAGTGCTGGTTATACTTGCGAGCTGCTCAATGCCAACTCCTTCTCGATACGGCCCATGACATGCTTTCCTAAGCCTCCAAGGCTAATTGTTCAGACGATTTCAAGGAGCAATGAAGATATTACATTTAAAAGCACACTGGAGGAGGGGCAAGTGTTGCTGTGTTGCTCTATCCTACTGAGACTCATCATCCTGCTCAGAAACCGCACCCCGTGACAACTCATAGGAAAATCTGACATGGCGATTCTGCAGATTCGCGACGAATGCCTGTCCCGACTCAGGATCCGCGCCATATCCGCTCAAAAGCCACGTCGAGACCTGCGGCGGCTTGAGCATGTTGAGAGGGGATTGATGATGTTGGAATACATGTACCTACAGCATCGGCCCGATGCAAGCTCCTTGATTGGCCACCGTTGTCAGGTGGGGCCGAAAAGGGGTG
Proteins encoded:
- the ANKRD50_7 gene encoding Ankyrin repeat domain-containing protein 50; its protein translation is MEQTKGQNRTRKIDDDDEALLRDAKGRKLDEAQDESPKKTESQHAAREKVDPPYQLGNVNDKYHVGWISAIHHENVAARVFLDNEYDGPYDKSPADSNDYTLGKIKEHNVVVAVLPAGVYGVASAAQVAANMMRTFPKIKIGLMVGIGGGAPRHKRDIRLGDVVVSVPGNGFGGVFHYNFGKSIQGKKFQETKHLNMPPSSLLAAVSALRSQYTIGGHPLKKNIDDVLEKYPDLQEEYSRPDPGSDMLYKSDIIHASDDDAPCAKVCSQDPSCLVPRPERPKTKEITIHYGLIASADNLLKDAHIRDKLATENDVLCFEMEAAGLMNSFPCLAIRGICDYADTHKNDEWQGYAAMTAAAYAKNLLERIRPEHVEDERNISEVLLDVQDDVRKLVDKQHEREHQHILDWLTQVNYAPLQSDLLRKRQAQTGQWLLDSTPFRDWIKVNKQTLFCPGIPGAGKTILTSVVVDYLQERFRDQQNIAITYIYFRYNVEQTVDDVLLNLLKQLAQTQGSLPSVVGKLYDKHKERQTRPCLDETRIALQALITQYPRVFIVIDGLDECRISCGCRKDFLAEMIDLQANCGTSVFATSRFLPDVTEKFNKKNSLHFIGSKQIEIRADIEDIKKYVDGHMHQLPRIVQKSPQLQLEIKTGIAEAADGMFLLAKIYLDFLEDKLTPKAIVNALDKFQRRSRGSDSYDRSQVLANAFDDAMQRVNAQSPGRRELALQVLGWITCARRALTTLELRHALAVELNQPEFDENNLADIQDLVSVCAGLVTIDEESMAIRLVHYTLQEYLENTQDKWFRNPQAQMALKCVTYLSFSAFESGRCQCKEDLEERLRLHPFYSYAACNWGHHAREAETPYDDVEYFLRCQKKLDASTQALWCNRHWVGITSMSVEHRDPQSPGLHMTAYFGIYSAVRDQLVKNNMDPNSRDTENQTPLSYAAQNGHVAVVKLLLNHGADANKNGHSKLLLIAASRGHLAIVKLLLDKGAKVDSKNEKGETPLWHAVIEGHKAVVELLLEKGANIESKNNFGQTPFMAAEIIANASMVMFLLEKGADINSKDRNSRTPLWWASKRPRAAIMKLLLEKGAHVDPQDDDEGKTPLILAVIEGDESIVSLLLQNGASCTIKDKYGRTPLSLAEVKGYETIVQMLKRQR